The Kluyveromyces marxianus DMKU3-1042 DNA, complete genome, chromosome 6 genome window below encodes:
- the PRE4 gene encoding proteasome core particle subunit beta 7 encodes MNHDPFAWGRPSDEHYGAYNHAIAQASNNPKMNTQNPIITGTSVISIKYNNGVIIAADNLGAYGSLLRFTNEERLIKVGPNTVVGVSGDISDMQYIQHLLDDLEIENNYDSAYAENEEQLKPSYVFEYLSSVMYQRRSKLDPLWNAIIVGGTEDGKPFLRYVNLLGVTYSSPTLATGFGAHLALPLLRKLVDDEKDVKNVTLDTAKKAILEAMKILYYRDARSSRKFSLAIIDNDLGLNIEKNLQVENMSWEFAKDIKGYGTQKV; translated from the coding sequence ATGAACCACGATCCATTTGCTTGGGGTAGGCCATCCGATGAGCATTACGGTGCATACAACCATGCTATCGCTCAAGCGTCTAACAACCCAAAAATGAACACCCAAAACCCTATTATCACTGGTACATCTGTGATCAGTATCAAGTACAATAACGGTGTTATTATTGCAGCTGATAACCTAGGTGCTTATGGCTCGCTATTGCGTTTCACTAATGAGGAGAGATTGATTAAAGTGGGCCCTAATACCGTTGTTGGTGTTTCCGGGGATATTTCTGATATGCAGTATATTCAACATCTACTTGACGATTTGGAGATCGAGAACAACTATGACAGTGCATATGCAGAAAACGAGGAGCAATTGAAGCCTAGTTATGTCTTTGAGTACCTATCGTCTGTGATGTATCAAAGAAGGTCCAAACTAGATCCATTGTGGAATGCTATCATTGTCGGAGGAACAGAAGACGGCAAGCCATTCTTGAGATACGTGAACCTATTAGGTGTCACATACTCTTCACCAACTTTGGCAACAGGGTTTGGTGCACACTTGGCCTTGCCTCTACTAAGAAAACTCgtagatgatgaaaaagatgTCAAGAATGTTACCCTAGATACTGCCAAGAAGGCCATTCTAGAAGCGATGAAAATATTATACTACCGTGACGCACGTAGTTCGCGTAAGTTCTCCTTGGCCATTATTGACAATGACCTAGGACTAAATATCGAAAAGAACTTGCAAGTCGAGAATATGTCGTGGGAGTTCGCCAAAGACATCAAGGGATACGGTACGCAGAAGGTATag